A region of Lycium barbarum isolate Lr01 chromosome 1, ASM1917538v2, whole genome shotgun sequence DNA encodes the following proteins:
- the LOC132616792 gene encoding glucuronoxylan 4-O-methyltransferase 3-like, whose protein sequence is MKENQMTSKNQHTMVNKLILSCIFFIFLLYLILRANSPSFKLKNISISSSTHSTCNKIPPSLAKSLLHYATTNRTPQQQMDEISVTYRVLEKKSPCNLLVFGLGFDSLMWRSFNHNGRTVFIEENQHWIDKITKEVPSLEAYHQTYDTRLDQASELLSIGKREDSCKFVGDPRNSKCPLALTNLPKEVYENEWDLIMIDAPTGAGYDLPGRMKVIYTAGLLARNRENGETDVFVHDCKRYAEDKFSRNFLCEGYIREEVRYLRHFTIPSYRSGSIKSFCP, encoded by the coding sequence ATGAAAGAAAACCAAATGACATCCAAAAACCAGCACACTATGGTCAACAAGCTCATACTATCTtgtattttcttcatttttctctTGTACTTGATACTGAGAGCAAACTCCCCATCTTTCAAGCTAAAAAACATATCAATAAGCTCATCAACTCATTCAACGTGCAACAAGATTCCACCATCTCTTGCTAAATCATTACTCCACTATGCCACTACCAATAGGACACCCCAACAACAGATGGACGAAATATCGGTAACATATAGGGTCCTTGAGAAGAAATCACCATGCAATTTATTGGTCTTTGGACTTGGATTTGATAGCTTAATGTGGCGTTCATTCAACCACAATGGTCGAACCGTCTTCATCGAAGAAAATCAACATTGGATCGACAAAATTACTAAAGAAGTACCTTCTTTAGAAGCTTATCATCAAACTTATGACACTAGACTTGATCAAGCTTCTGAACTTCTAAGTATAGGTAAAAGGGAAGATTCATGCAAATTTGTTGGTGATCCTAGAAATTCTAAGTGTCCACTTGCCCTAACAAATTTGCCAAAAGAAGTATACGAAAATGAATGGGATTTAATCATGATTGATGCACCAACAGGTGCAGGTTATGATTTACCAGGGAGGATGAAAGTGATATATACTGCTGGATTATTGGCTAGGAATAGAGAAAATGGAGAAACTGATGTGTTTGTGCATGATTGTAAAAGGTATGCGGAAGATAAGTTCTCTAGGAATTTTCTTTGTGAGGGATACATAAGAGAAGAAGTTAGATATCTTAGGCACTTCACCATCCCAAGTTATAGAAGTGGTTCGATTAAATCCTTTTGTCCTTAA